The proteins below come from a single Mucilaginibacter mali genomic window:
- a CDS encoding ACT domain-containing protein translates to MKEQYVLTLKAEDRPGLLHLVTGMIEKRKMKINSLSLAATDISDITLITVEVVGTEGEIAILALKLENIIEIFAVEVAKYNQALCLRAAYFKIDSAFFEGVKASTLSKYSTTIIKTYPGALLLAQYGTDAAVLSLYNELDGPHLLGFSQTGLIADCGLMAENEDVVRIIGLAA, encoded by the coding sequence ATGAAAGAACAATATGTTTTAACCTTAAAAGCAGAAGACAGGCCAGGCCTGCTGCATTTGGTTACCGGAATGATCGAAAAGAGAAAGATGAAGATCAATAGCTTAAGCTTAGCGGCTACTGATATTAGCGACATTACCCTGATCACCGTAGAAGTGGTCGGCACTGAAGGTGAGATCGCCATCCTTGCTTTAAAACTGGAAAACATTATTGAGATTTTCGCGGTCGAGGTTGCTAAATATAACCAGGCGCTGTGTTTGCGGGCGGCCTATTTTAAAATAGACAGCGCTTTTTTTGAAGGCGTTAAGGCAAGCACGCTATCAAAATACAGTACCACTATTATCAAGACTTATCCCGGCGCTTTATTACTGGCCCAGTATGGCACCGATGCCGCTGTTTTAAGTTTATACAACGAGCTTGACGGCCCGCACCTGCTTGGCTTCAGCCAAACAGGGCTTATTGCCGATTGCGGTTTAATGGCCGAAAATGAAGATGTCGTCCGAATTATCGGGCTGGCCGCCTAA
- a CDS encoding protein-disulfide reductase DsbD family protein — protein sequence MKHPIFIFLLALVFCLPLFGPIQANAQDTVSTADVTFTDIKPEKTVAPVKAKKAAKTATGQAHKQQQQQTLWAIFIAGLLGGFAAILMPCIFPMLPMTVSYFTKGSGDKSSGVGKAITYGVSIIVIYVILGLLITVCFGPDALNSLSTNGIFNFAFFLLLVVFAASFLGAFEITLPSKWVNKMDQESDRKGLAGIFFMAATLSLVSFSCTGPIIGTLLVQAATTGALLGPAVGMFGFSLALALPFTLFAMFPSWMNALPKSGGWLNSVKVTLGFLELALALKFLSNVDLAYHWHWFDREVFLVLWIVIFALMGFYLLGKLKFSHDSDLPYISVPRLFIAIITLSFTMYLVPGLWGAPLKSVSAFLPPMSTQDFDLSSGVSNAVAESADTQPHKYSTLFDKPKGFNPYFDYDEGLAYAKKMHKPVMIDFTGHACVNCRKMEANVWPDKQVAQRINQEYVLIQLYVDDKTDLAANEQTTTPEGRAIKTLGNKWSYLQTSRFEANSQPFYVLLDPETEQPLVAPQGANYDVAQYLNYLDSGLAAFRRK from the coding sequence ATGAAGCACCCAATATTCATCTTTTTACTCGCCCTGGTATTTTGCCTGCCACTGTTTGGCCCGATACAGGCCAATGCCCAGGATACCGTTTCTACAGCCGACGTTACCTTTACGGATATCAAACCCGAAAAGACAGTAGCACCGGTTAAGGCTAAAAAAGCGGCAAAGACAGCCACAGGCCAGGCACACAAGCAGCAACAGCAGCAAACCTTATGGGCTATTTTTATAGCAGGTTTGCTGGGCGGCTTCGCGGCAATACTGATGCCCTGCATCTTCCCCATGCTACCGATGACGGTTAGCTACTTCACCAAGGGATCGGGCGATAAGAGCAGCGGCGTAGGTAAGGCCATCACTTATGGGGTAAGCATCATTGTTATATATGTGATCCTTGGTTTGCTCATTACCGTTTGCTTTGGGCCGGACGCGCTCAACAGCTTATCAACCAACGGCATCTTCAACTTTGCGTTCTTTTTATTGCTGGTGGTATTCGCCGCTTCGTTTTTAGGCGCGTTCGAAATTACCCTGCCCAGCAAGTGGGTTAACAAAATGGACCAGGAGTCGGACCGTAAAGGTTTGGCCGGGATCTTTTTCATGGCGGCTACGCTATCATTAGTGTCCTTTAGCTGTACAGGGCCAATTATTGGTACTTTGCTGGTACAGGCAGCTACTACGGGAGCATTGCTTGGCCCGGCGGTTGGCATGTTTGGGTTCTCGCTGGCATTGGCCTTGCCGTTTACTTTATTCGCCATGTTCCCAAGCTGGATGAACGCCCTGCCAAAATCGGGCGGGTGGTTAAACAGCGTAAAGGTTACCCTTGGTTTCCTGGAGCTGGCATTGGCCCTCAAATTTTTAAGCAATGTCGATCTGGCATATCACTGGCATTGGTTCGACAGGGAAGTATTCCTGGTGCTGTGGATCGTGATCTTCGCGCTGATGGGCTTTTACCTTTTAGGGAAGTTGAAGTTCAGTCATGATAGCGACCTGCCTTATATCTCGGTGCCACGCCTTTTCATCGCCATCATCACCTTATCGTTCACCATGTATCTGGTGCCGGGCTTATGGGGGGCGCCGTTAAAATCGGTAAGCGCTTTTCTACCGCCAATGTCTACGCAGGATTTCGACCTTTCGTCGGGCGTGAGCAATGCTGTTGCCGAAAGCGCCGATACCCAGCCGCATAAGTATAGCACCTTATTCGATAAACCCAAAGGCTTCAACCCGTACTTCGATTATGATGAGGGCCTGGCTTACGCCAAAAAAATGCACAAGCCGGTGATGATAGATTTTACCGGGCACGCCTGCGTAAACTGCCGTAAAATGGAAGCCAATGTATGGCCCGATAAGCAGGTAGCGCAACGCATCAACCAGGAGTATGTATTGATACAATTATATGTAGACGATAAAACCGACCTGGCTGCCAACGAGCAAACTACAACGCCTGAAGGCCGCGCCATCAAAACGCTTGGCAACAAGTGGAGCTACCTGCAAACATCAAGGTTCGAGGCTAATTCGCAGCCATTCTATGTATTGCTCGATCCGGAAACAGAACAGCCGCTGGTGGCCCCGCAAGGCGCCAATTACGATGTGGCCCAATATTTAAATTACCTGGATAGCGGCTTAGCCGCCTTCCGTAGAAAATAA
- a CDS encoding trypsin-like peptidase domain-containing protein encodes MKNKQIITALSTATMLLLNTIAFSQAKELEKFTRQVQEVIKKAAPATVFLADYDPQKKILTNELFSGVVVSKDGLILTAAHVCFPNKTYIVIFSDGTERTATGLGRMQSVDAAIMKINEPGNYPSAPIGWSSSLKVNEPCISIAYPGSFNTNTINTPPAKPKRQVVRLGYVAEPLTRRGTRIRTTCLMEPGDSGGPVFDMYGRVVGLHSSINMPVTDNMEIPVDLYRKYWTALNKPEDYKAMPAEDLVPVDSLRMGEKNFIGIAKLDSTFGGLKSKYTDYSLLVKSVNKGKPLSILGTAVSLDGLAAKNLLKGKGFLVTKNSMLGDSIQVQLPDGKMVAGKIISRDNNSDLALVQIDTKLKNTIDIYSLKADSITNDQLGTLLLSAEPAKTGVVSVLASAEFPLKNFSSIGYLGGGTANKNGKLVMNMVQPNTAAMEFLKVDDEITSIDGQKLSTPDDFLKAIQKHKPGEVAVVNGSRDNNAFSYNITLRLRPPANSTHIASRFEGGRSERYDGFWDTFVHDAVIKPSECGGPVFDSNGRFIGINMARYSRVSSIATAARGVQKFVETSARSLSNTQI; translated from the coding sequence ATGAAAAACAAACAAATTATAACAGCATTGTCCACCGCGACAATGCTGTTACTAAATACTATTGCCTTTTCGCAAGCTAAGGAGCTTGAAAAATTTACCCGGCAGGTACAGGAGGTAATTAAGAAGGCAGCCCCGGCCACCGTGTTTTTAGCAGATTACGATCCTCAAAAAAAGATCCTGACCAACGAACTCTTCAGCGGGGTAGTGGTCAGCAAAGACGGCCTGATACTTACCGCCGCCCACGTTTGCTTTCCGAACAAAACGTATATCGTAATTTTCTCTGATGGGACCGAACGCACGGCCACCGGTTTAGGCCGCATGCAATCTGTAGACGCGGCTATTATGAAAATTAACGAGCCGGGTAATTATCCAAGTGCGCCAATCGGCTGGTCGTCATCGCTTAAGGTGAATGAGCCTTGCATCAGTATTGCTTACCCCGGCAGCTTTAACACCAATACCATAAATACGCCGCCCGCAAAGCCAAAACGGCAGGTAGTTCGCCTGGGTTATGTAGCCGAACCTTTAACACGCCGTGGTACACGCATCCGTACCACCTGCCTGATGGAGCCCGGGGATTCGGGCGGCCCGGTGTTTGATATGTATGGCAGGGTAGTGGGTTTGCATAGCAGCATCAATATGCCGGTTACAGATAATATGGAAATACCGGTAGACCTATATCGCAAATACTGGACGGCCCTTAACAAACCCGAAGATTATAAAGCCATGCCTGCCGAGGATCTTGTACCGGTAGATTCGTTACGGATGGGCGAGAAGAACTTTATCGGCATCGCCAAACTGGATTCTACCTTCGGCGGACTGAAATCAAAGTATACCGACTATAGCCTGTTGGTAAAGAGTGTAAACAAGGGCAAGCCACTAAGTATTTTAGGCACAGCCGTATCGCTGGATGGATTAGCTGCTAAAAATCTGCTAAAGGGAAAAGGCTTCCTGGTTACCAAAAACTCTATGCTGGGCGATAGCATACAAGTGCAATTGCCCGATGGAAAAATGGTAGCGGGGAAAATCATCAGCCGTGATAATAACAGCGATTTGGCCCTGGTACAGATTGACACGAAGCTGAAAAATACCATCGATATCTATTCGCTTAAAGCAGATAGTATTACCAACGATCAGTTGGGTACTTTACTGCTCTCTGCCGAACCAGCCAAAACAGGTGTAGTGAGCGTATTGGCTTCTGCCGAGTTTCCGCTTAAAAACTTTTCGAGTATCGGCTATCTCGGTGGTGGCACCGCGAACAAGAACGGCAAGCTGGTGATGAACATGGTGCAGCCGAACACCGCCGCAATGGAGTTTTTAAAGGTGGATGATGAGATAACCAGTATCGACGGGCAAAAACTCAGCACCCCCGATGATTTTCTGAAAGCCATACAAAAGCACAAGCCTGGCGAGGTGGCGGTAGTTAACGGTAGCCGTGATAACAACGCCTTTTCTTATAATATCACCCTGCGCTTGCGCCCGCCGGCTAACAGCACACACATCGCGTCGAGATTTGAGGGTGGCCGCAGCGAACGTTACGACGGCTTTTGGGACACTTTTGTGCACGATGCTGTGATCAAACCATCAGAATGCGGAGGGCCGGTGTTCGATAGCAACGGTCGATTTATAGGCATCAATATGGCGCGTTACAGTCGTGTTAGTTCCATAGCCACTGCGGCACGCGGCGTTCAAAAATTTGTGGAGACTTCGGCCCGGTCATTAAGCAATACACAGATATGA
- a CDS encoding TlpA family protein disulfide reductase: MKNIKIWAGFITALCLSTVVFAQKPAVTLKMGDPAPPIKIAKWLKGEQVDEFKKGQIYVVEFWATWCAPCRKGMPHLSELAEKYKGKVNILGIDILEVSKVADKTIDYMPNVERFVASMGKAMDYNVGADGPDAFMTKNWMNAAGQRGIPCAFIVDGNGKVVWYGFPPSGMDEALELLVAGKWDANSPALVAEMAKKKDDQIMEIQKGYTLAWKAKDKRKQIEIIDQIIPIVGVNNFEGGHWRMYKYKFLTDIDPVAAKAYGQEVFKTYENSPIMLLEWAESIMGTTKLSQSPIVDENVRDYDLVMQIVKKAMEHSDLQDPTVQAIYAQALYRTGKKAEAIAAMEKANKYLATSTQHISEEQKAEYQTLLANYRSGK, from the coding sequence ATGAAAAATATAAAAATATGGGCCGGTTTTATAACAGCCCTTTGCTTATCCACTGTAGTTTTCGCGCAGAAGCCTGCAGTTACCCTTAAAATGGGCGATCCTGCCCCGCCTATAAAAATAGCTAAATGGCTGAAGGGCGAGCAGGTAGACGAGTTTAAAAAAGGCCAGATCTACGTGGTGGAATTTTGGGCGACCTGGTGCGCCCCCTGCCGAAAAGGTATGCCGCACTTATCAGAACTTGCTGAGAAGTATAAAGGTAAGGTGAATATTCTCGGCATCGATATTTTAGAGGTCTCAAAAGTAGCCGATAAAACCATTGATTATATGCCCAATGTTGAGCGGTTTGTAGCAAGTATGGGTAAAGCTATGGATTATAACGTCGGCGCAGACGGGCCTGATGCTTTTATGACCAAAAATTGGATGAATGCGGCGGGACAGCGGGGTATCCCGTGTGCGTTTATTGTTGATGGCAATGGGAAGGTGGTTTGGTACGGGTTCCCGCCATCAGGAATGGATGAAGCCCTTGAACTATTGGTTGCCGGAAAATGGGATGCCAATTCGCCGGCGCTTGTTGCTGAAATGGCCAAAAAGAAGGACGATCAGATTATGGAGATCCAAAAAGGGTATACACTTGCCTGGAAGGCAAAAGATAAACGCAAACAGATCGAGATCATTGATCAAATTATACCTATTGTAGGGGTTAACAATTTTGAAGGCGGGCATTGGCGCATGTATAAATACAAGTTCCTTACCGACATCGACCCTGTCGCCGCGAAGGCTTACGGGCAAGAGGTTTTCAAAACATATGAAAACTCCCCTATCATGCTGCTGGAATGGGCGGAGAGTATTATGGGGACAACAAAATTATCGCAATCACCAATCGTCGATGAAAATGTGCGCGATTACGATCTGGTGATGCAGATCGTCAAAAAAGCGATGGAGCACAGTGATCTGCAAGACCCGACCGTTCAAGCCATTTACGCCCAGGCCCTTTATCGCACAGGAAAAAAAGCTGAAGCAATCGCTGCGATGGAGAAGGCAAATAAATATCTTGCCACGAGTACTCAACATATTTCCGAAGAGCAAAAGGCCGAATACCAGACACTACTTGCTAATTACCGGAGCGGTAAATAA
- a CDS encoding redoxin domain-containing protein, which translates to MKNTLSIVFSFCVAVAFGQGRSNPAVDSLKNEADPAKLKMKLAALGNSNNENDLATVVQYYASTNQSPKGDSVIYAAAAKFPHGRYALLVAMNNFSHESDPVKQEALFAELQKTFPDKTESMEFNQAHNTMAVTFAEAKNTVKALYHLQQVKGRSNAMAIATAFLAYDPAAAEKLVKPELDRLKPTLTETAPAQGNGRGGNNNKAMYYSYEILYSKILAKQGNNAEALKYAKDAYDYFPKTTINDATKSYAYLLAVNGQYQEALPLLTQIASEGRSNAELTVQLKTAYEKVNPGKDGSAYLASVKNDLLAKVSADLGKKMTNDQSPDFRVTDVNGKKVSLADYKGKTIVLDFWATWCGPCKASFPAMQLAVNQYRNDPNVKFLFIHTWERSTTPLADAKAYIAANNYTFPLYMDVKDAKSKINPAVTAFKVPGIPSKFIIDGNGKIRFHLTGFTSGQDEANAAELAAMIEMARKGS; encoded by the coding sequence ATGAAAAATACATTAAGTATTGTTTTCTCTTTTTGCGTGGCCGTAGCATTCGGCCAGGGCAGGTCGAACCCGGCTGTCGATTCGTTAAAGAATGAAGCCGATCCCGCCAAACTTAAAATGAAACTTGCCGCTTTAGGAAACAGCAATAACGAGAACGATTTGGCCACCGTGGTGCAGTATTATGCATCAACCAACCAGTCGCCCAAAGGCGATTCGGTGATCTATGCGGCCGCGGCAAAATTCCCACATGGCCGTTATGCCTTGTTGGTTGCCATGAATAACTTCTCGCACGAGTCGGACCCGGTAAAGCAGGAAGCGCTGTTTGCAGAATTGCAAAAGACCTTCCCGGATAAAACCGAATCGATGGAGTTTAACCAGGCGCATAACACTATGGCCGTAACATTTGCCGAGGCTAAAAACACCGTGAAGGCGCTGTATCACCTGCAACAGGTAAAAGGCCGCTCGAATGCCATGGCGATAGCGACGGCGTTTTTAGCTTACGATCCCGCTGCCGCCGAAAAACTGGTAAAGCCAGAGTTAGACCGCCTGAAGCCAACCCTTACCGAAACTGCCCCCGCGCAGGGTAACGGACGTGGCGGCAATAACAACAAGGCCATGTATTACAGCTACGAGATACTTTACAGCAAGATCCTGGCTAAGCAGGGCAACAATGCCGAAGCGCTTAAATACGCTAAGGATGCCTACGATTATTTCCCGAAGACCACCATTAACGATGCTACCAAATCTTACGCGTATCTGTTGGCGGTAAACGGTCAATACCAGGAGGCCTTGCCATTGTTAACTCAGATCGCATCAGAAGGGCGATCGAATGCGGAACTGACCGTGCAGCTAAAAACGGCTTATGAAAAGGTTAACCCCGGTAAGGATGGCAGCGCCTACCTCGCATCGGTAAAAAATGACCTGCTGGCTAAGGTGAGCGCTGATCTGGGCAAAAAGATGACAAACGACCAATCGCCCGATTTTAGGGTAACCGATGTGAACGGCAAAAAAGTATCGCTGGCCGATTATAAGGGCAAAACCATTGTGCTTGATTTTTGGGCTACGTGGTGCGGCCCCTGCAAGGCTTCGTTCCCGGCTATGCAGCTGGCGGTAAACCAGTACAGGAATGATCCTAACGTTAAGTTCCTGTTCATCCATACCTGGGAGCGCTCAACTACGCCGCTGGCGGATGCTAAGGCCTATATCGCTGCCAATAATTACACCTTCCCGCTTTATATGGATGTTAAGGATGCCAAATCGAAGATCAACCCCGCGGTTACGGCTTTTAAGGTTCCGGGTATCCCCTCAAAGTTTATTATTGATGGTAACGGCAAGATCAGGTTTCATTTAACAGGCTTTACATCAGGACAGGACGAAGCCAACGCCGCTGAACTGGCCGCTATGATAGAAATGGCGCGTAAAGGTTCCTGA
- a CDS encoding cysteine desulfurase family protein gives MDQIIYLDNAATTALSPEVLEAMLPYMQEQFGNPSSTYSYGRTTRSAIERARRSVAQILGVKPTSIYFTSGGTESNNTAIASAVRDLGCTHIITSPIEHHAVLHTVEHYSKAKGILYSFVQLTADGEVDYEDLERQLAEQARDGKKCLVSLMHANNETGALLNIEHVGDLCRTYAAVFHSDCVQSIGHYPIDLAECGVHFASAAGHKFHGPKGTGILYVAENVYASPLIHGGGQERNMRAGTENVYGIVGFAKALELAMAHYGPERAHITALKEQLKRRLLETIPGVSFHSPDNSLYTVLSVCFPDNGQNDMVIMQFDMSGVCVSGGSACSSGEDSASHVMKALGRTACATVRFSFSKYNTSADIEKAVDAAKVIFHKSKLELA, from the coding sequence ATGGATCAGATCATCTATTTAGATAATGCAGCCACTACGGCATTGTCGCCCGAAGTTTTGGAAGCAATGCTGCCTTATATGCAGGAGCAATTCGGCAATCCGTCTTCAACCTATTCTTACGGACGCACCACCCGTTCGGCTATTGAGCGCGCCCGCAGAAGTGTAGCGCAGATATTGGGCGTAAAACCCACTTCGATATATTTTACCAGCGGCGGTACCGAAAGTAATAACACCGCGATCGCGTCGGCTGTGCGCGATCTGGGTTGCACCCATATCATCACCTCGCCTATAGAACATCACGCCGTATTGCATACCGTAGAACATTATAGCAAGGCAAAAGGCATCCTGTATTCATTTGTACAGTTAACCGCTGATGGCGAAGTGGATTATGAAGACCTGGAAAGGCAATTGGCAGAACAGGCCAGGGATGGTAAAAAGTGCCTCGTTTCACTAATGCACGCCAATAACGAGACCGGTGCTTTGCTGAATATAGAACATGTAGGCGATCTGTGCCGCACTTATGCTGCTGTTTTTCACTCTGATTGTGTGCAGTCTATCGGCCATTACCCTATCGACCTTGCCGAATGCGGGGTGCATTTTGCCTCTGCCGCCGGTCATAAATTTCACGGGCCAAAAGGTACCGGCATATTATACGTAGCCGAAAATGTTTATGCTTCACCACTTATACACGGTGGCGGGCAGGAGCGGAACATGCGTGCCGGTACCGAAAATGTTTACGGCATAGTTGGTTTTGCCAAAGCGCTGGAATTGGCCATGGCCCATTACGGACCAGAACGTGCCCACATCACCGCGTTGAAGGAACAGTTAAAACGCCGGCTGCTGGAAACTATCCCGGGCGTTAGCTTTCACAGCCCGGATAATTCACTTTATACCGTGCTGAGCGTATGCTTCCCGGATAACGGGCAGAACGATATGGTGATCATGCAGTTTGATATGAGCGGCGTATGTGTTTCGGGCGGCAGCGCCTGTAGCAGTGGCGAAGATTCGGCATCGCACGTAATGAAGGCTTTGGGCCGTACTGCCTGTGCCACTGTTCGCTTCTCCTTCAGCAAATACAATACTTCGGCTGATATTGAAAAAGCGGTTGATGCGGCTAAAGTGATCTTTCATAAAAGTAAACTCGAATTAGCCTAA
- a CDS encoding trypsin-like peptidase domain-containing protein: MSARNMILMALVLVLGLGRASAQALNTGALQKSVQEGIKKAYPASVKIMGFDTVRKMQNSAQFSGAVVSAGGHILTAAHAIQPNRTYKVLFPDGKTCIAVGLGRIDLAATPTQPDVAMMKIITPGKWPYAEMGWSSALKKDEPCISIAYPETLGQPLPTVRFGYIADTLNKWGFIQSTCVMEPGDSGGALYDYMGRLIGLHSRCDLSEDINYEIPVDYYRKYWTALNQPKTYTVLPEVVDDVKKDPKASQIGVYADLEHLGKTLDAVAAPFRSGMVVITSKVKGVDQKINGTIIEPVGLGAKKYQGQHFIISKSSYVGDMPMVATAKGAAVKAKIIARDAANDLVIFGLDSKLEGGIKIDINNADSLQLTQLGNILLLPRVDSLPKVSVLSSVGFAIPLKYSPGFFGASSVFQDNKIVLSRIQRGSPAMDSLKTGDVIQSVNGEELKLPPDYQRVLEKYLPGDVISVGIIRDGQSMVRKVTLKARPMADPGHVAGRPIGGTSIRKDGFPKVFATDARLHPEECGGPVFDTKGVFYGIGEARFSRTTALVVPVQQLRVFLKNSLTDQN, translated from the coding sequence ATGAGCGCGCGCAATATGATATTGATGGCTTTGGTCCTTGTATTGGGATTGGGACGTGCTTCCGCGCAGGCGTTAAATACTGGCGCGTTGCAAAAAAGCGTGCAGGAGGGCATTAAAAAAGCCTACCCCGCCAGCGTGAAGATAATGGGTTTTGATACCGTTCGGAAAATGCAGAACAGCGCGCAATTCAGCGGGGCGGTGGTGAGCGCCGGGGGGCATATCCTTACCGCGGCACATGCTATTCAACCTAACCGTACTTACAAAGTGCTGTTTCCTGATGGTAAAACCTGCATCGCCGTTGGGCTTGGCCGGATAGACCTTGCCGCCACACCTACCCAGCCAGACGTGGCTATGATGAAGATCATTACGCCCGGCAAATGGCCTTATGCGGAAATGGGTTGGTCATCGGCCCTTAAAAAGGATGAGCCTTGTATCAGCATTGCCTATCCCGAAACTTTGGGGCAGCCGCTGCCAACCGTGCGATTTGGATATATTGCCGATACGCTGAACAAGTGGGGTTTTATCCAGTCTACCTGCGTAATGGAACCCGGCGATTCAGGCGGTGCATTATACGATTATATGGGCAGACTGATCGGCTTGCACAGCCGCTGCGACTTATCGGAAGATATTAATTACGAGATCCCGGTCGATTACTACCGCAAATACTGGACGGCCTTAAATCAACCCAAAACATACACTGTTTTGCCGGAAGTTGTGGACGATGTAAAGAAGGATCCAAAAGCGTCGCAGATCGGTGTATACGCTGATCTGGAACATTTAGGCAAAACCCTGGATGCAGTAGCGGCCCCGTTTAGATCGGGCATGGTAGTTATCACCAGCAAGGTAAAAGGAGTGGATCAAAAGATCAATGGCACTATTATCGAACCTGTGGGATTGGGCGCGAAGAAGTACCAGGGCCAGCATTTTATCATCAGCAAAAGTTCGTATGTTGGCGATATGCCTATGGTAGCCACGGCGAAGGGAGCAGCGGTTAAAGCGAAGATAATTGCGCGCGATGCGGCAAATGACCTGGTGATATTTGGCTTAGATAGCAAGCTGGAGGGCGGTATCAAGATCGATATCAATAATGCCGATAGTTTGCAGTTAACCCAGTTAGGCAACATCCTGTTATTGCCACGGGTCGATTCGCTACCCAAAGTGAGTGTATTGAGCTCCGTGGGTTTTGCTATTCCGCTTAAATATAGCCCGGGTTTCTTTGGCGCGTCATCGGTTTTTCAGGATAATAAAATTGTGTTATCCCGCATACAGCGGGGCTCACCGGCTATGGATAGCTTAAAAACCGGCGATGTGATACAGAGCGTTAACGGCGAAGAATTAAAGCTCCCGCCAGATTATCAGCGGGTGTTGGAAAAATACCTGCCGGGCGATGTGATCAGTGTAGGCATTATTCGCGATGGGCAAAGCATGGTCCGCAAGGTTACCCTAAAAGCAAGACCCATGGCCGATCCGGGGCACGTTGCCGGCCGGCCGATAGGCGGTACCAGCATCCGTAAGGATGGCTTCCCGAAGGTATTCGCCACCGACGCGCGCCTGCATCCCGAAGAATGCGGTGGGCCGGTGTTTGATACTAAGGGCGTGTTTTATGGCATCGGTGAGGCAAGGTTTAGCCGCACCACGGCGCTGGTAGTCCCGGTGCAGCAACTACGCGTCTTCCTGAAAAATAGTTTAACAGACCAGAATTAA
- a CDS encoding sulfite exporter TauE/SafE family protein, producing MVLELAGFVACALIGISLGLIGAGGSILTMPVLVFMFNIPPILATTYSLFIVGVTSLLGTAMKFRKGDVLPGIVLSFGILSMLVVLLIRRFLLPVVPPVLFHIGARAMTYNWLSMVVFALLMMLAAWLMIRRKDIATDTDLKPSGANGRSVIAAFSVGTVTGLLGAGGGFILIPALTLQLRLNMKKAVGTSLAVIFLNCLIGFFSDTGRGQINWVLLSGVTLTALVGCIAGTSLSRHIQADRLKIGFGWFILILGIFILLKQGSLITNL from the coding sequence ATGGTACTTGAACTCGCCGGGTTTGTAGCTTGCGCCCTTATCGGGATCTCCCTCGGCCTTATCGGCGCCGGCGGCAGTATCCTTACCATGCCCGTATTGGTTTTTATGTTCAATATCCCGCCCATACTGGCTACCACCTACTCGCTGTTTATTGTGGGGGTAACCAGTTTGCTGGGCACGGCTATGAAGTTTAGAAAAGGCGATGTACTGCCCGGTATTGTCCTGTCATTCGGCATACTTTCTATGCTGGTGGTATTATTGATCAGGCGTTTTCTGTTACCGGTAGTACCGCCGGTATTGTTCCACATCGGTGCACGGGCAATGACCTATAATTGGTTAAGCATGGTTGTTTTTGCCCTTTTAATGATGCTGGCCGCCTGGTTAATGATCCGCCGCAAAGATATCGCGACGGATACCGACCTGAAGCCATCCGGCGCTAACGGAAGATCGGTTATCGCCGCTTTTTCGGTGGGTACGGTAACAGGCTTGTTAGGGGCGGGCGGGGGCTTTATCCTCATCCCTGCATTGACGCTACAGTTAAGACTGAATATGAAAAAAGCCGTTGGTACCTCACTGGCGGTGATCTTTTTGAATTGCCTGATCGGTTTTTTTTCGGATACAGGGCGGGGGCAGATCAATTGGGTGCTATTATCCGGCGTTACCTTAACCGCATTGGTGGGTTGCATAGCAGGTACCTCTTTGTCGCGACATATCCAGGCAGACCGTCTTAAGATCGGCTTTGGCTGGTTTATATTGATCCTCGGCATATTCATCTTACTAAAACAGGGTAGCCTTATTACTAATTTATGA
- a CDS encoding protein-disulfide reductase DsbD domain-containing protein produces the protein MKKTLKIFIVLALFAIKAKAQILTPVNWSYAAKKTSATEAVVFLKANIDEGWHVYSQFVKEGGPIKTTFTFTASPEYTLVGKTIEPKPIVRMEKVFGMDVAFFEGSAIFQQKIKLKKGQTTVKGSLEYMTCNDKQCLPPTTEEFSIPIK, from the coding sequence ATGAAGAAGACCTTAAAAATTTTTATTGTGCTGGCCTTATTTGCCATAAAAGCGAAGGCGCAAATTTTAACCCCGGTTAACTGGAGCTATGCTGCCAAAAAAACCAGCGCTACAGAAGCCGTAGTGTTTTTAAAAGCTAATATTGATGAAGGCTGGCACGTATACTCGCAGTTTGTTAAAGAGGGCGGCCCTATTAAAACTACGTTCACGTTCACGGCCTCGCCGGAATATACACTTGTTGGAAAAACCATCGAGCCGAAGCCAATTGTACGTATGGAAAAAGTGTTTGGTATGGATGTGGCCTTTTTTGAGGGAAGTGCCATTTTTCAGCAAAAAATTAAATTGAAAAAAGGACAAACCACGGTTAAGGGATCGTTAGAATACATGACCTGTAACGACAAGCAATGCCTGCCGCCAACCACCGAGGAGTTTAGTATCCCGATAAAATAA